Proteins encoded within one genomic window of Sphaerotilus montanus:
- a CDS encoding glutaredoxin family protein, protein MTAPSNAPTLWQRLGRGSAVSVVLVGVLAWGVGRVVQTQVRDGQAETLRTVARPGDIRMLSSVSCIFCTKARQYLTEHRIPFEECLIERDPVCLADYKRLGASGTPTLLVRGQRQLGFDPLRVTAALGG, encoded by the coding sequence ATGACCGCGCCGTCGAACGCCCCCACGCTGTGGCAACGCCTGGGCCGTGGCAGCGCAGTCTCCGTGGTGCTCGTCGGCGTGCTCGCCTGGGGCGTCGGCCGGGTGGTGCAGACCCAGGTGCGTGACGGTCAGGCCGAGACCCTGCGCACAGTGGCACGTCCGGGGGACATCCGGATGCTCTCGTCGGTCAGTTGCATCTTCTGCACCAAGGCACGGCAGTACCTGACCGAACACCGCATTCCCTTCGAGGAGTGCCTGATCGAGCGGGACCCGGTCTGTCTGGCCGACTACAAGCGCCTCGGCGCCTCCGGCACGCCGACGCTGCTGGTGCGCGGCCAGCGCCAGCTCGGCTTCGACCCGCTGCGGGTCACGGCGGCGCTGGGCGGCTGA
- a CDS encoding transporter substrate-binding domain-containing protein — MRRRLMGWITLVVAVTGGALALIDRTAPDVQSYGGRGDALRAGYALEAPYAFRDAQGHLRGESVDTLRAVLERLGLPEPVWVHVEFPRLVHELRSGRIDVIAAGLFITPERAAQVAFTRPTTSVRPGLLVTAGNPLELHALGDLRRTSGARLAVLDGSVEWTQAREAGIPEAQLLRVPDPASALAAMRSGQAVAFALSSPSLRWILRESPAGMALATPFEVPQRAGQPDVGYPAYAFRHGDPMRERIDQALSGYLGSAAHLQTIAGYGFSADDVATAYGMVPAAPGTGASR; from the coding sequence ATGCGTCGGCGTCTGATGGGGTGGATCACGCTGGTCGTGGCCGTGACCGGCGGCGCACTCGCGCTGATCGACCGCACGGCACCCGATGTCCAGTCCTATGGAGGCCGGGGCGATGCGCTGCGCGCCGGCTATGCGCTGGAGGCCCCCTATGCCTTCCGGGATGCACAAGGCCATCTGCGGGGCGAATCCGTCGACACGCTGCGGGCGGTGCTGGAGCGGCTCGGCCTGCCAGAGCCGGTGTGGGTGCATGTGGAGTTCCCGCGGCTCGTCCATGAACTGCGCAGCGGCCGGATCGATGTCATCGCCGCCGGCCTGTTCATCACCCCCGAGAGGGCGGCGCAGGTCGCGTTCACGCGCCCGACCACGTCGGTGCGCCCGGGGCTGCTGGTGACCGCCGGCAACCCGCTGGAGCTGCATGCACTGGGCGACCTGCGGCGCACCAGCGGCGCCAGGCTGGCCGTTCTGGATGGCTCGGTCGAATGGACCCAGGCACGCGAGGCCGGGATCCCGGAAGCGCAATTGCTGCGCGTGCCGGACCCGGCCAGCGCGCTCGCGGCCATGCGCTCCGGCCAGGCCGTCGCCTTCGCGCTGTCGAGCCCCTCGCTGCGCTGGATCCTGCGCGAATCACCCGCCGGAATGGCGCTGGCCACGCCATTCGAGGTGCCACAGCGCGCCGGACAGCCGGATGTCGGCTACCCGGCGTATGCGTTCCGGCACGGCGACCCGATGCGCGAACGCATCGACCAGGCCCTGTCCGGCTACCTCGGCTCGGCCGCGCACCTGCAGACCATCGCGGGCTACGGTTTCAGCGCCGACGACGTCGCCACCGCCTACGGCATGGTGCCCGCGGCCCCGGGCACCGGAGCCTCCCGATGA
- a CDS encoding 3',5'-nucleoside bisphosphate phosphatase — translation MNISNADLHCHSTVSDGTLSPEALAERARANGVELWALTDHDEIGGQQRARDAARAQGLPHLTGVEISVTFAGETVHIVGLGFDDRDEALCQGLAATRGGREERAREMAAELLKVGIPGAFEGALKYVGNPDLISRTHFARYLVETGRCSDTNDVFRKYLADGKPGYVPHRWAGLGDAVRWITQAGGIAVIAHPGRYHRFTPTTEFALFSEFKEHGGQGVEVVTGSHTTAEYGKYAAMAIEFDLAASRGSDFHSPAESRTDLGKLPRLPSQLTPVWELLAERITHPA, via the coding sequence GTGAACATCTCCAACGCCGACCTGCACTGCCACTCCACCGTCTCCGACGGCACGCTGAGTCCCGAAGCCCTCGCCGAGCGCGCCCGCGCCAACGGCGTCGAACTCTGGGCCCTCACCGACCACGACGAGATCGGTGGCCAGCAGCGCGCCCGCGACGCCGCACGCGCGCAGGGGCTGCCGCACCTGACCGGCGTGGAGATCTCCGTGACCTTCGCGGGCGAGACGGTGCACATCGTCGGCCTGGGCTTCGACGACCGCGACGAGGCGCTCTGCCAGGGTCTGGCCGCCACCCGCGGTGGCCGCGAGGAGCGGGCCCGCGAGATGGCGGCCGAGCTGCTCAAGGTCGGCATCCCCGGCGCCTTCGAGGGCGCGCTGAAGTACGTCGGCAACCCGGACCTGATCTCGCGCACCCACTTCGCGCGCTACCTGGTCGAGACCGGCCGCTGCAGCGACACCAACGACGTCTTCCGCAAGTACCTGGCCGACGGCAAGCCCGGTTACGTGCCCCACCGCTGGGCCGGCCTGGGCGACGCGGTGCGCTGGATCACGCAGGCCGGCGGCATCGCCGTGATCGCCCACCCGGGCCGCTACCACCGCTTCACCCCGACCACCGAGTTCGCGCTGTTCTCCGAGTTCAAGGAACACGGCGGCCAGGGCGTCGAGGTCGTCACCGGCAGCCACACCACGGCCGAATACGGCAAGTACGCCGCGATGGCCATCGAGTTCGATCTGGCCGCCTCGCGCGGCAGCGACTTCCACTCGCCGGCCGAAAGCCGCACCGACCTCGGCAAGCTGCCCCGCCTGCCCTCCCAGCTGACCCCGGTGTGGGAGCTGCTCGCCGAGCGCATCACGCACCCGGCCTGA
- the ybaK gene encoding Cys-tRNA(Pro) deacylase, giving the protein MAKKSAHVSETPATQFLKAQGVAYTEHPYDYVDHGGTAESARQLGVDEHAVVKTLVMQDQDAKPLVILMHGDRQVSTKNLARQIGAKKVEPCKPEVAQRHSGFLVGGTSPFGFRKAVPVYVESTVLGIERIYINGGRRGYLVGIAPAVLTTTLGATAVQAAEPVRS; this is encoded by the coding sequence ATGGCGAAGAAGTCCGCCCACGTCAGCGAAACCCCCGCGACGCAGTTTCTCAAGGCGCAGGGTGTCGCCTACACCGAACACCCCTATGACTACGTGGACCACGGCGGCACGGCCGAGTCCGCGCGCCAGCTGGGGGTGGACGAGCACGCCGTCGTCAAGACGCTGGTGATGCAGGACCAGGACGCGAAGCCGCTGGTCATCCTGATGCACGGCGACCGCCAGGTCAGCACCAAGAACCTCGCGCGCCAGATCGGTGCGAAGAAGGTCGAACCCTGCAAGCCCGAGGTGGCGCAGCGCCACAGCGGCTTCCTCGTCGGCGGCACCTCGCCGTTCGGTTTTCGCAAGGCGGTGCCGGTGTATGTCGAATCGACCGTGCTCGGGATCGAGCGCATCTACATCAATGGTGGCCGGCGCGGCTACCTCGTCGGCATCGCGCCGGCGGTGCTGACCACCACGCTGGGCGCCACCGCGGTACAGGCGGCAGAGCCGGTCAGAAGCTGA
- the plsY gene encoding glycerol-3-phosphate 1-O-acyltransferase PlsY has protein sequence MTTLWIVVATVAAYLIGSLSFAVIISKSMGLDDPRSYGSGNPGATNVLRSGNKKAAVLTLVFDAVKGLVPVLLVQQFGAPYGLGEGTAALVGLAAFLGHLWPVFFGFVGGKGVATAAGVLLGFNVWLGLATLAVWGLVAYGSRYSSLAALVAAVAAPVIQTVVWGPSTATLAIVVMCLLLVWRHGANISKLMKGTESRIGQKAVAAPEADVARTTTPRPAKSASKPPRGTRQHRKQTH, from the coding sequence ATGACCACGCTCTGGATCGTGGTGGCCACCGTGGCCGCCTACCTCATCGGCTCGCTTTCGTTCGCCGTCATCATCAGCAAGTCCATGGGTCTGGACGACCCCCGCAGCTACGGCTCGGGCAACCCGGGTGCGACCAACGTGCTGCGCTCGGGCAACAAGAAGGCGGCGGTCCTGACGCTGGTGTTCGACGCGGTCAAGGGGCTGGTGCCCGTGCTGCTGGTCCAGCAGTTCGGCGCTCCCTACGGACTGGGCGAAGGCACCGCGGCGCTGGTCGGCCTCGCAGCATTCCTGGGCCATCTGTGGCCGGTGTTCTTCGGCTTCGTGGGCGGCAAGGGGGTCGCCACCGCCGCCGGCGTGCTACTGGGCTTCAATGTCTGGCTCGGGCTGGCGACGCTGGCGGTGTGGGGGCTGGTGGCCTACGGCTCGCGCTACTCCTCGCTCGCAGCGCTGGTCGCGGCGGTGGCTGCGCCCGTGATCCAGACCGTCGTCTGGGGCCCGTCCACCGCGACGCTGGCGATCGTGGTGATGTGCCTGCTGCTGGTCTGGCGCCACGGCGCCAACATCAGCAAGCTGATGAAGGGCACCGAAAGCCGCATCGGCCAGAAGGCGGTGGCAGCGCCCGAGGCCGACGTCGCCAGAACCACCACGCCGCGCCCGGCCAAGTCGGCGAGCAAGCCCCCGCGTGGCACGCGGCAACACCGCAAGCAGACCCACTGA
- a CDS encoding RidA family protein codes for MTNLQRFDVGARLSEMAIHHGTVYLAGQVPDDATQDIRGQTAQVLAMIDRLLARAGSDKSRLLMVQIFLPDLADFDGMNAVWDAWVAPGNAPPRATVQARLARPEWKIEVVATAAVA; via the coding sequence ATGACGAACCTGCAACGCTTCGACGTCGGCGCCCGCCTCTCCGAGATGGCCATCCACCACGGCACGGTCTATCTGGCCGGTCAGGTGCCGGACGACGCCACCCAGGACATCCGCGGCCAGACCGCGCAGGTGCTGGCGATGATCGACCGCCTGCTGGCGCGCGCCGGCAGCGACAAGTCCCGGCTGCTGATGGTGCAGATCTTCCTGCCCGATCTGGCCGATTTCGACGGCATGAACGCGGTCTGGGACGCCTGGGTCGCCCCTGGCAATGCCCCACCCCGCGCCACCGTGCAGGCCCGCCTCGCCCGCCCGGAGTGGAAGATCGAGGTCGTTGCCACCGCCGCCGTGGCATGA
- a CDS encoding L-threonylcarbamoyladenylate synthase, with product MAAQYFEVHPDNPQPRLLRQAVAILAAGGVAAIPTDSSYALVCHLDDKAAVDALRRARGVDDKHHLTLLCRDLSELASYAKVDNKQYRLLKSATPGPYTFILEATKEVPRRVSHPSRRTIGLRVPDHVVTQELLGLLGQPLLCTTLIPRGETEPLNDAEEIRERYDHLIQAVVDSGACPAEPTSVIDLSGGDPVVIRVGRGDLAALGLA from the coding sequence ATGGCCGCCCAGTACTTCGAAGTCCACCCCGACAATCCCCAGCCGCGCCTGCTCCGCCAGGCGGTGGCGATTCTCGCCGCCGGCGGTGTCGCGGCCATCCCGACCGACTCCAGCTACGCGCTGGTCTGCCACCTCGACGACAAGGCGGCCGTCGATGCGCTGCGCCGCGCCCGTGGCGTGGACGACAAGCACCACCTGACGCTGCTGTGCCGCGACCTGTCCGAACTGGCGAGTTACGCCAAGGTGGACAACAAGCAGTACCGCCTGCTCAAGAGCGCCACACCCGGCCCCTACACCTTCATCCTGGAGGCGACCAAGGAAGTACCGCGCCGCGTCTCGCACCCGTCGCGGCGCACCATCGGCCTGCGCGTGCCGGACCACGTCGTCACCCAGGAACTGCTCGGCCTGCTGGGCCAGCCGCTGCTGTGCACCACGCTGATCCCGCGCGGCGAGACCGAGCCGCTCAACGACGCCGAAGAGATCCGCGAGCGCTACGACCACCTGATCCAGGCCGTGGTCGACTCCGGCGCCTGCCCGGCCGAGCCGACCTCGGTGATCGACCTGAGCGGCGGCGACCCGGTGGTGATCCGTGTCGGACGGGGCGATCTGGCCGCACTTGGTCTGGCGTGA
- a CDS encoding sensor domain-containing protein, with amino-acid sequence MTGERTPSSPTARPRHAGRLLGVIAVFGALCLCLIAWSDLRWRTTLTDTGQPIQLIDRVRLHLQAAELQAERLRAGDTSASAAAIDAELENAVLSSTALQARVRAMHDGTALNAQWIQAADRYVEQVSRSRQTLRERMADHPGSPALALRALHLDIDQTAMTMERLALEIRQERLQQQSHLSRVTLVLIALGTAGLMLLFYRHTRQREHTLDELARREAHLQAFAAAVPDVSFVLDAHGTYLEIFGQSDKLVAPAEELIGRRYQDFMPTEASQRIDAIIRRTLATREVTHTEYSIQLHGETRWFEARAHALPGEADQVVAISWDISERKHNELRVKTLSRLYSFLSQVNQSIVWTRTPDELYRRICQVAISHGHFRMAWIAQRNAQQTVLTLVAHSGAADHTVPEHQPRDLPLDATGPDAEHPAVRTWRSGHLRWDVPAGASSQAVAIPVHCNDTMTAVLVLVRERFNPDDPEEQALFNEISTDMSYALTQFQRREQWREGQDRSRLLAAALESTQDGVIVTDMRGRIVSVNRAFTEITGYSEQEALGQNTDFLHSDRQPADFHEVVRDRVLRDGRWQGELWSQRKDGAYQALWNSVATVSNEQGLPTHLVTVFTDITAKKEVEAQLQELAHVDSLTGLPNRLMVLSRLEHALAAARRKHHKVAVLYIDLDNFKNVNDSLGHNAGDQLLLGVAQRLAHRTRREDTLGRLGGDEFILVLETLRDGEDAAAVAQELLHLLASPFDVGPSEVYVQASIGISLYPDDGTEVEELLRDADTAMYQAKRAGRGTYRYYTEALTQAAQVRLQLDTRLRRALARQEFELWYQPLYRLHDRRLIGLEALVRLHQPGLPPVGPAEFIPVLEDTGHIVALGEWVTNEACRQGRAWLDEGLDFGRIAVNISSVEMQRGGTVARVQRALDTHGLAAEYLELEITESGLMQQGDHSEAFLHSLRAMGVQLAIDDFGTGYSSLAHLKRFPVGKLKIDRGFIRDLMTDSADAQLVHAMVAMGRSLGISVLAEGVETEEQMRHLRDIGCEAAQGYFFGRPAPAATARQWLNPAGTEGAGPCSGGTGATDAEVWPVI; translated from the coding sequence ATGACCGGCGAACGGACGCCCTCGTCACCGACGGCCCGCCCCCGCCACGCCGGCCGCCTGCTGGGCGTGATCGCCGTGTTCGGCGCACTCTGTCTGTGCCTGATCGCCTGGAGCGATCTGCGCTGGCGCACCACGCTGACCGACACCGGCCAGCCGATCCAGCTGATCGACCGGGTCCGCCTGCACCTGCAGGCCGCCGAGTTGCAGGCCGAGCGCCTGCGGGCCGGAGACACCAGTGCCAGTGCCGCCGCCATCGACGCGGAACTCGAGAACGCCGTCCTGAGCAGCACAGCCCTGCAGGCCAGGGTCCGCGCCATGCACGACGGCACGGCGCTGAACGCACAGTGGATCCAGGCCGCCGACCGGTACGTCGAGCAGGTCTCCCGCAGCCGGCAGACCCTGCGCGAGCGCATGGCCGACCACCCCGGCAGCCCGGCCCTCGCGCTGCGGGCCCTGCACCTCGACATCGACCAGACGGCGATGACGATGGAGCGCCTCGCCCTGGAGATCCGCCAGGAGCGCCTGCAGCAGCAGAGCCATCTGAGCCGGGTGACGCTGGTGCTGATCGCGCTCGGCACCGCCGGCCTGATGCTGCTCTTCTACCGCCACACCCGCCAGCGCGAGCACACCCTCGACGAACTCGCACGCCGGGAAGCCCACCTGCAGGCCTTTGCCGCAGCCGTGCCGGACGTGTCGTTTGTCCTGGATGCGCATGGCACCTACCTCGAGATCTTCGGCCAGAGCGACAAGCTGGTTGCTCCGGCCGAGGAACTGATCGGCCGCCGCTACCAGGACTTCATGCCAACCGAGGCCAGCCAGCGCATCGACGCCATCATCCGCCGCACGCTGGCGACCCGCGAAGTCACGCACACGGAATACAGCATCCAGCTCCACGGCGAGACCCGCTGGTTCGAAGCCCGTGCACATGCGCTGCCGGGCGAAGCCGATCAGGTCGTCGCCATCAGCTGGGACATCAGCGAGCGCAAGCACAACGAACTGCGGGTCAAGACGCTCAGCCGGCTCTACAGCTTCCTGAGCCAGGTGAACCAGTCGATCGTCTGGACACGGACCCCGGACGAGCTGTACCGGCGCATCTGCCAGGTCGCCATCAGCCACGGCCACTTCCGCATGGCCTGGATCGCCCAGCGCAATGCGCAGCAGACGGTGCTGACGCTGGTCGCCCACAGCGGCGCGGCCGACCACACCGTCCCGGAACACCAGCCCCGCGACCTGCCGCTCGACGCCACCGGACCCGATGCCGAGCACCCCGCCGTGCGCACCTGGCGCAGCGGCCACCTGCGCTGGGATGTGCCGGCCGGCGCATCCAGCCAGGCCGTGGCGATTCCGGTGCACTGCAACGACACGATGACCGCCGTGCTGGTGCTGGTGCGGGAGCGCTTCAATCCGGACGACCCGGAGGAGCAGGCGCTGTTCAACGAGATCAGCACCGACATGTCCTATGCGCTGACCCAGTTCCAGCGCCGGGAGCAGTGGCGCGAAGGCCAGGACCGCAGCCGGCTGCTGGCGGCCGCGCTCGAAAGCACGCAGGACGGCGTGATCGTGACCGACATGCGCGGCCGCATCGTCTCGGTGAACCGGGCCTTCACCGAGATCACCGGCTACAGCGAACAGGAGGCCCTCGGCCAGAACACCGACTTCCTGCACTCCGACCGCCAGCCCGCCGATTTCCACGAGGTGGTCCGGGACCGCGTGCTGCGCGACGGACGCTGGCAGGGCGAACTGTGGAGCCAGCGCAAGGACGGCGCCTACCAGGCGCTGTGGAATTCCGTGGCCACCGTCTCGAACGAGCAGGGGCTGCCGACCCACCTCGTCACGGTCTTCACCGACATCACCGCCAAGAAGGAGGTCGAGGCGCAGTTGCAGGAACTCGCCCACGTCGACAGCCTGACCGGTCTGCCGAACCGGCTGATGGTGCTGTCGCGGCTGGAGCATGCGCTGGCGGCGGCACGGCGCAAGCACCACAAGGTCGCCGTGCTCTACATCGACCTGGACAACTTCAAGAACGTCAATGACAGCCTCGGCCACAACGCCGGGGACCAGCTGCTGCTCGGCGTCGCGCAGCGCCTGGCGCACCGCACCCGGCGCGAGGACACGCTCGGCCGGCTCGGCGGCGACGAGTTCATCCTCGTGCTGGAAACCCTGCGCGACGGCGAAGATGCCGCCGCGGTCGCGCAGGAACTGCTGCACCTGCTGGCCAGCCCGTTCGACGTCGGCCCGAGCGAGGTCTATGTGCAGGCCTCGATCGGCATCAGCCTCTATCCGGACGACGGCACCGAGGTCGAGGAACTGTTGCGCGACGCCGACACGGCGATGTACCAGGCCAAGCGCGCCGGACGCGGCACCTACCGCTACTACACGGAAGCGCTGACGCAGGCCGCGCAGGTCCGGCTGCAGCTCGACACCCGCCTGCGCCGCGCCCTGGCGCGCCAGGAATTCGAGCTCTGGTACCAGCCGCTCTACCGCCTGCACGATCGGCGGCTGATCGGCCTGGAAGCGCTGGTCCGCCTCCACCAGCCCGGATTGCCACCGGTGGGTCCGGCCGAGTTCATCCCGGTGCTGGAGGACACCGGCCACATCGTGGCACTCGGCGAGTGGGTCACGAACGAGGCCTGCCGCCAGGGCCGGGCCTGGCTGGACGAGGGGCTCGATTTCGGCCGCATCGCGGTCAACATCTCCTCGGTCGAGATGCAGCGCGGCGGCACGGTCGCCCGGGTGCAGCGTGCGCTGGACACCCATGGCCTCGCGGCCGAGTACCTGGAGCTGGAAATCACCGAATCGGGCCTGATGCAGCAGGGCGACCACAGCGAGGCCTTCCTGCACAGCCTGCGCGCGATGGGCGTGCAGCTCGCCATCGACGACTTCGGCACCGGCTATTCGTCGCTGGCGCACCTGAAACGCTTCCCGGTCGGCAAGCTCAAGATCGACCGCGGCTTCATCCGCGACCTGATGACCGACAGCGCCGACGCGCAACTCGTCCACGCCATGGTCGCGATGGGCCGCAGCCTGGGCATCTCGGTGCTGGCCGAAGGCGTCGAGACCGAGGAGCAGATGCGCCACCTGCGGGACATCGGCTGCGAGGCAGCACAGGGCTACTTCTTCGGCCGGCCGGCCCCGGCCGCCACTGCACGCCAGTGGCTGAACCCTGCCGGCACGGAGGGGGCCGGCCCTTGCAGCGGCGGGACAGGCGCCACTGACGCCGAAGTGTGGCCGGTGATCTGA